One genomic region from Oncorhynchus gorbuscha isolate QuinsamMale2020 ecotype Even-year linkage group LG13, OgorEven_v1.0, whole genome shotgun sequence encodes:
- the tbc1d2 gene encoding TBC1 domain family member 2A isoform X2 — MEGEDPEGNPSTASSHSLPPQAEAVSPADEDDCITTGRNFEETATRTNGMGQPSQDHQSEGVPAKTAATDNNQSPSATTMDNQAQQQPTESPSITKLCGYLLKQGGPLKSWKWRWFTYEEKKSQLFYYRTAQDVTSLGRIELCRATFGYPLHGEQGTFHIQTPERTFVLKADNQEAMMYWLQQLQLKRWQHRDQLTGESTRHCTDHQRPEGQGELPTSCPDDFLPTMKTPPGLLGEEAANLPAPQQRAPLSNFSLKHPLIEIQNSVHSLFYKRSSQELSRSVFHLEAPPPWTPYQTAQDRLDPRTPVDPPTPTTPLLLADPAGERSPGEGRSFTCPSPRTRRKTRGSSATMPAALREAASDKTTRLQQEKHMLAEEVKAQKELVWLLHKALEAAQLEKRTCTEFLAAKCEQERLELLRHRERQAADLQGRLEELKVEAEGLRASLAQRDAHVAELKENVTLMMAKNNSKQEVILKLSEQVAACMTDPRRTMSTTNGLEALTFHQLQEDTENLKDDIEAYKIQNKFLNSEIYQLTKLWRNSSEQEKSLMVKCAYLEARNCQIESRYLGVLRKLQESKALEPGQREAVRNLIEDALKGDLNDVLKLNPVREHDEYGFKIIPDYEVEDMKLLAKIQALEIRSHNLLRQEAGVKPLLDRWAQYLGGRLADDLCPSPELKFLLRCGVPREYRPRVWRWVVRARTRSLRERHPDRYEQLCQKSLTSPHQASRQIQLDLHRTLTTNQRFSSPSSPTLQQLQRILLAFSWQNPTIGYCQGLNRLAAIALLVLESEEDAFWCLVAVVETIMPQDYYTKTLIASQVDQRVLKDFMAEKMPRLTAHFEEHSVDVSLITFSWFLVVFVESLPSDILLRVWDAFLYEGTKVIFRYALALFKYKEEDILNIHDNVEIYQYLRFFTKTISDGRKLTNIAFSDMNPFPMKLLKNRRVLHLERLQGELRELEAQQREFVTESAERKDKDLDTILVSEDDEDL, encoded by the exons atggagggagaggacccAGAAGGAAATCCCAGCACTGCCTCGTCTCACTCACTTCCTCCCCAAGCAGAGGCGGTAAGCCCAGCGGATGAGGATGATTGTATCACAACAGGGAGGAACTTTGAAGAGACCGCTACACGCACAAACGGCATGGGCCAGCCGAGTCAGGACCACCAGAGTGAAGGGGTCCCAGCTAAGACTGCTGCCACAGACAACAACCAGAGTCCGTCTGCCACCACCATGGACAACCAAGCCCAGCAACAACCCACGGAAAGCCCGTCTATCACTAAACTATGTGGGTATCTCCTTAAACAAGGAGGTCCCCTGAAGTCGTGGAAGTGGCGCTGGTTCACGTACGAGGAGAAGAAGAGCCAGTTGTTTTACTACAGGACGGCGCAGGATGTGACCTCTTTGGGGAGGATTGAGCTGTGCAGAGCCACGTTCGGTTACCCCCTCCACGGAGAGCAGGGCACCTTTCACATCCAGACCCCTGAACGGACCTTCGTCCTCAAG GCAGATAACCAGGAGGCCATGATGTACTGGCTACAACAGCTGCAGCTGAAGAGATGGCAGCACCGTGACCAGCTGACAGGAGAATCCACACGTCACTGCACTGACCACCAGAGACCAGAGGGACAGGGGGAACTACCCACCAGCTGCCCAG ATGACTTCCTGCCCACCATGAAGACCCCGCCAGGCCTCTTGGGTGAGGAGGCTGCCAATCTGCCCGCACCGCAACAACGCGCCCCCCTAAGCAACTTCTCCCTCAAACATCCTCTGATAGAGATTCA GAACTCGGTGCACAGTCTTTTTTACAAGCGGTCCTCCCAGGAACTGAGTCGGAGTGTGTTCCATTTGGAGGCGCCTCCTCCTTGGACCCCCTACCAGACAGCCCAGGACAGGCTTG ACCCTAGGACTCCCGTTGACCCCCCGACTCCTACCACCCCGCTGCTGTTGGCGGACCCTGCGGGTGAGCGTTCCCCAGGGGAGGGCAGGTCGTTCACATGCCCGTCCCCGAGGACCAGGAGGAAGACGAGGGGCAGCTCTGCCACCATGCCCGCTGCGCTACGGGAAGCTGCTTCAGACAAGACTACCCGCCTTCAGCAGGAGAAACACATGCTGGCTGAGGAGGTCAAGGCCCAGAAG GAGCTGGTGTGGCTTCTCCACAAGGCCCTTGAGGCGGCTCAGCTGGAGAAGCGGACCTGCACGGAGTTCCTGGCTGCCAAGTGTGAGCAGGAGCGTCTGGAGCTGTTGAGGCACCGCGAGCGCCAAGCCGCTGACCTGCAGGGTCGTCTGGAGGAACTGAAGGTCGAGGCGGAGGGTCTGAGGGCGAGCTTGGCCCAAAGGGACGCCCACGTGGCCGAGCTGAAGGAAAACGTCACCCTGATGATGGCGAAGAACAACTCCAAACAGGAG GTGATCCTGAAGCTGTCAGAGCAGGTGGCGGCCTGCATGACCGACCCAAGACGCACCATGTCCACCACTAATGGCCTGGAGGCCCTGACCTTCCACCAGCTGCAGGAGGACACTGAGAACCTCAAG GATGACATTGAGGCCTACAAGATCCAGAACAAGTTCCTGAACTCTGAGATCTACCAGCTGACCAAGCTATGGCGCAACAGTTCAGAGCAGGAGAAAAGCCTTATGGTAAAG TGTGCCTACCTGGAGGCCCGTAACTGTCAGATAGAGAGTCGTTACCTGGGTGTACTGAGGAAGCTGCAGGAGAGCAAGGCTCTAGAACCGGGCCAGCGGGAGGCTGTGAGGAACCTCATAGAGGACGCACTGAAAGGAGACCTGAACGACGTCCTCAAACTCAACCCTGTTAG GGAGCACGACGAGTACGGCTTCAAGATCATCCCGGACTATGAGGTGGAGGACATGAAGCTGCTGGCCAAGATCCAGGCCCTGGAGATCCGCTCCCACAACCTGCTGAGGCAGGAGGCCGGGGTCAAACCCTTGTTGGACCGCTGGGCTCAGTACCTGGGCGGCCGCCTGGCCGATGACCTCTGCCCCTCCCCGGAGCTCAAATTCCTGCTGCGGTGTGGCGTGCCACGGGAGTACCGCCCACGGGTGTGGCGCTGGGTGGTAAGGGCACGCACACGCTCGCTGAGGGAGCGCCACCCGGATCGCTATGAGCAG CTGTGCCAGAAGAGCCTTACGTCACCCCACCAAGCCTCCAGACAGATCCAGTTGGACCTACACCGCACGCTCACCACCAATCAGCGCTTTTCCTCGCCCTCCAGCCCCACTCTGCAGCAGCTCCAACGAATTCTGCTAGCTTTCTCCTGGCAAAATCCCACCATCGGTTACTGCCAGGGCCTCAACAG GCTGGCAGCCATAGCTCTCCTGGTGCTGGAGAGTGAGGAGGATGCCTTCTGGTGTCTAGTAGCTGTGGTGGAAACCATTATGCCTCAGGACTACTACACCAAAACACTCATAGCCTCGCAG GTGGACCAGCGTGTGCTGAAGGACTTCATGGCGGAGAAAATGCCCCGACTGACAGCCCACTTTGAGGAGCATAGTGTGGACGTGTCCCTCATCACCTTCAGCTGGTTCCTGGTGGTGTTCGTTGAGAGCCTGCCCAGCGACATCCTCCTGCGGGTGTGGGACGCCTTCCTCTACGAGGGCACCAAG GTGATATTTCGGTATGCCCTGGCTCTGTTCAAGTACAAAGAGGAGGACATCTTGAACATCCATGACAACGTGGAGATCTACCAATACCTGCGCTTCTTCACCAAGACCATCTCTGACGGCAG GAAACTGACCAACATAGCCTTCAGCGACATGAACCCGTTCCCCatgaagctgttgaagaaccGGCGTGTGCTGCATCTGGAGCGCCTGCAGggggagctcagagagctggaggcCCAGCAGAGGGAGTTTGTCACAGAGAGCGCAGAGCGTAAGGATAAGGACCTGGACACTATACTTGTCAGCGAGGACGATGAGGACCTGTAG
- the tbc1d2 gene encoding TBC1 domain family member 2A isoform X1 has translation MACYYLEKEFKTSSVMEGEDPEGNPSTASSHSLPPQAEAVSPADEDDCITTGRNFEETATRTNGMGQPSQDHQSEGVPAKTAATDNNQSPSATTMDNQAQQQPTESPSITKLCGYLLKQGGPLKSWKWRWFTYEEKKSQLFYYRTAQDVTSLGRIELCRATFGYPLHGEQGTFHIQTPERTFVLKADNQEAMMYWLQQLQLKRWQHRDQLTGESTRHCTDHQRPEGQGELPTSCPDDFLPTMKTPPGLLGEEAANLPAPQQRAPLSNFSLKHPLIEIQNSVHSLFYKRSSQELSRSVFHLEAPPPWTPYQTAQDRLDPRTPVDPPTPTTPLLLADPAGERSPGEGRSFTCPSPRTRRKTRGSSATMPAALREAASDKTTRLQQEKHMLAEEVKAQKELVWLLHKALEAAQLEKRTCTEFLAAKCEQERLELLRHRERQAADLQGRLEELKVEAEGLRASLAQRDAHVAELKENVTLMMAKNNSKQEVILKLSEQVAACMTDPRRTMSTTNGLEALTFHQLQEDTENLKDDIEAYKIQNKFLNSEIYQLTKLWRNSSEQEKSLMVKCAYLEARNCQIESRYLGVLRKLQESKALEPGQREAVRNLIEDALKGDLNDVLKLNPVREHDEYGFKIIPDYEVEDMKLLAKIQALEIRSHNLLRQEAGVKPLLDRWAQYLGGRLADDLCPSPELKFLLRCGVPREYRPRVWRWVVRARTRSLRERHPDRYEQLCQKSLTSPHQASRQIQLDLHRTLTTNQRFSSPSSPTLQQLQRILLAFSWQNPTIGYCQGLNRLAAIALLVLESEEDAFWCLVAVVETIMPQDYYTKTLIASQVDQRVLKDFMAEKMPRLTAHFEEHSVDVSLITFSWFLVVFVESLPSDILLRVWDAFLYEGTKVIFRYALALFKYKEEDILNIHDNVEIYQYLRFFTKTISDGRKLTNIAFSDMNPFPMKLLKNRRVLHLERLQGELRELEAQQREFVTESAERKDKDLDTILVSEDDEDL, from the exons ATGGCATGTTATTACTTGGAGAAGGAGTTTAAAACGAGTAG tgtgatggagggagaggacccAGAAGGAAATCCCAGCACTGCCTCGTCTCACTCACTTCCTCCCCAAGCAGAGGCGGTAAGCCCAGCGGATGAGGATGATTGTATCACAACAGGGAGGAACTTTGAAGAGACCGCTACACGCACAAACGGCATGGGCCAGCCGAGTCAGGACCACCAGAGTGAAGGGGTCCCAGCTAAGACTGCTGCCACAGACAACAACCAGAGTCCGTCTGCCACCACCATGGACAACCAAGCCCAGCAACAACCCACGGAAAGCCCGTCTATCACTAAACTATGTGGGTATCTCCTTAAACAAGGAGGTCCCCTGAAGTCGTGGAAGTGGCGCTGGTTCACGTACGAGGAGAAGAAGAGCCAGTTGTTTTACTACAGGACGGCGCAGGATGTGACCTCTTTGGGGAGGATTGAGCTGTGCAGAGCCACGTTCGGTTACCCCCTCCACGGAGAGCAGGGCACCTTTCACATCCAGACCCCTGAACGGACCTTCGTCCTCAAG GCAGATAACCAGGAGGCCATGATGTACTGGCTACAACAGCTGCAGCTGAAGAGATGGCAGCACCGTGACCAGCTGACAGGAGAATCCACACGTCACTGCACTGACCACCAGAGACCAGAGGGACAGGGGGAACTACCCACCAGCTGCCCAG ATGACTTCCTGCCCACCATGAAGACCCCGCCAGGCCTCTTGGGTGAGGAGGCTGCCAATCTGCCCGCACCGCAACAACGCGCCCCCCTAAGCAACTTCTCCCTCAAACATCCTCTGATAGAGATTCA GAACTCGGTGCACAGTCTTTTTTACAAGCGGTCCTCCCAGGAACTGAGTCGGAGTGTGTTCCATTTGGAGGCGCCTCCTCCTTGGACCCCCTACCAGACAGCCCAGGACAGGCTTG ACCCTAGGACTCCCGTTGACCCCCCGACTCCTACCACCCCGCTGCTGTTGGCGGACCCTGCGGGTGAGCGTTCCCCAGGGGAGGGCAGGTCGTTCACATGCCCGTCCCCGAGGACCAGGAGGAAGACGAGGGGCAGCTCTGCCACCATGCCCGCTGCGCTACGGGAAGCTGCTTCAGACAAGACTACCCGCCTTCAGCAGGAGAAACACATGCTGGCTGAGGAGGTCAAGGCCCAGAAG GAGCTGGTGTGGCTTCTCCACAAGGCCCTTGAGGCGGCTCAGCTGGAGAAGCGGACCTGCACGGAGTTCCTGGCTGCCAAGTGTGAGCAGGAGCGTCTGGAGCTGTTGAGGCACCGCGAGCGCCAAGCCGCTGACCTGCAGGGTCGTCTGGAGGAACTGAAGGTCGAGGCGGAGGGTCTGAGGGCGAGCTTGGCCCAAAGGGACGCCCACGTGGCCGAGCTGAAGGAAAACGTCACCCTGATGATGGCGAAGAACAACTCCAAACAGGAG GTGATCCTGAAGCTGTCAGAGCAGGTGGCGGCCTGCATGACCGACCCAAGACGCACCATGTCCACCACTAATGGCCTGGAGGCCCTGACCTTCCACCAGCTGCAGGAGGACACTGAGAACCTCAAG GATGACATTGAGGCCTACAAGATCCAGAACAAGTTCCTGAACTCTGAGATCTACCAGCTGACCAAGCTATGGCGCAACAGTTCAGAGCAGGAGAAAAGCCTTATGGTAAAG TGTGCCTACCTGGAGGCCCGTAACTGTCAGATAGAGAGTCGTTACCTGGGTGTACTGAGGAAGCTGCAGGAGAGCAAGGCTCTAGAACCGGGCCAGCGGGAGGCTGTGAGGAACCTCATAGAGGACGCACTGAAAGGAGACCTGAACGACGTCCTCAAACTCAACCCTGTTAG GGAGCACGACGAGTACGGCTTCAAGATCATCCCGGACTATGAGGTGGAGGACATGAAGCTGCTGGCCAAGATCCAGGCCCTGGAGATCCGCTCCCACAACCTGCTGAGGCAGGAGGCCGGGGTCAAACCCTTGTTGGACCGCTGGGCTCAGTACCTGGGCGGCCGCCTGGCCGATGACCTCTGCCCCTCCCCGGAGCTCAAATTCCTGCTGCGGTGTGGCGTGCCACGGGAGTACCGCCCACGGGTGTGGCGCTGGGTGGTAAGGGCACGCACACGCTCGCTGAGGGAGCGCCACCCGGATCGCTATGAGCAG CTGTGCCAGAAGAGCCTTACGTCACCCCACCAAGCCTCCAGACAGATCCAGTTGGACCTACACCGCACGCTCACCACCAATCAGCGCTTTTCCTCGCCCTCCAGCCCCACTCTGCAGCAGCTCCAACGAATTCTGCTAGCTTTCTCCTGGCAAAATCCCACCATCGGTTACTGCCAGGGCCTCAACAG GCTGGCAGCCATAGCTCTCCTGGTGCTGGAGAGTGAGGAGGATGCCTTCTGGTGTCTAGTAGCTGTGGTGGAAACCATTATGCCTCAGGACTACTACACCAAAACACTCATAGCCTCGCAG GTGGACCAGCGTGTGCTGAAGGACTTCATGGCGGAGAAAATGCCCCGACTGACAGCCCACTTTGAGGAGCATAGTGTGGACGTGTCCCTCATCACCTTCAGCTGGTTCCTGGTGGTGTTCGTTGAGAGCCTGCCCAGCGACATCCTCCTGCGGGTGTGGGACGCCTTCCTCTACGAGGGCACCAAG GTGATATTTCGGTATGCCCTGGCTCTGTTCAAGTACAAAGAGGAGGACATCTTGAACATCCATGACAACGTGGAGATCTACCAATACCTGCGCTTCTTCACCAAGACCATCTCTGACGGCAG GAAACTGACCAACATAGCCTTCAGCGACATGAACCCGTTCCCCatgaagctgttgaagaaccGGCGTGTGCTGCATCTGGAGCGCCTGCAGggggagctcagagagctggaggcCCAGCAGAGGGAGTTTGTCACAGAGAGCGCAGAGCGTAAGGATAAGGACCTGGACACTATACTTGTCAGCGAGGACGATGAGGACCTGTAG
- the tbc1d2 gene encoding TBC1 domain family member 2A isoform X3, with product MMYWLQQLQLKRWQHRDQLTGESTRHCTDHQRPEGQGELPTSCPDDFLPTMKTPPGLLGEEAANLPAPQQRAPLSNFSLKHPLIEIQNSVHSLFYKRSSQELSRSVFHLEAPPPWTPYQTAQDRLDPRTPVDPPTPTTPLLLADPAGERSPGEGRSFTCPSPRTRRKTRGSSATMPAALREAASDKTTRLQQEKHMLAEEVKAQKELVWLLHKALEAAQLEKRTCTEFLAAKCEQERLELLRHRERQAADLQGRLEELKVEAEGLRASLAQRDAHVAELKENVTLMMAKNNSKQEVILKLSEQVAACMTDPRRTMSTTNGLEALTFHQLQEDTENLKDDIEAYKIQNKFLNSEIYQLTKLWRNSSEQEKSLMVKCAYLEARNCQIESRYLGVLRKLQESKALEPGQREAVRNLIEDALKGDLNDVLKLNPVREHDEYGFKIIPDYEVEDMKLLAKIQALEIRSHNLLRQEAGVKPLLDRWAQYLGGRLADDLCPSPELKFLLRCGVPREYRPRVWRWVVRARTRSLRERHPDRYEQLCQKSLTSPHQASRQIQLDLHRTLTTNQRFSSPSSPTLQQLQRILLAFSWQNPTIGYCQGLNRLAAIALLVLESEEDAFWCLVAVVETIMPQDYYTKTLIASQVDQRVLKDFMAEKMPRLTAHFEEHSVDVSLITFSWFLVVFVESLPSDILLRVWDAFLYEGTKVIFRYALALFKYKEEDILNIHDNVEIYQYLRFFTKTISDGRKLTNIAFSDMNPFPMKLLKNRRVLHLERLQGELRELEAQQREFVTESAERKDKDLDTILVSEDDEDL from the exons ATGATGTACTGGCTACAACAGCTGCAGCTGAAGAGATGGCAGCACCGTGACCAGCTGACAGGAGAATCCACACGTCACTGCACTGACCACCAGAGACCAGAGGGACAGGGGGAACTACCCACCAGCTGCCCAG ATGACTTCCTGCCCACCATGAAGACCCCGCCAGGCCTCTTGGGTGAGGAGGCTGCCAATCTGCCCGCACCGCAACAACGCGCCCCCCTAAGCAACTTCTCCCTCAAACATCCTCTGATAGAGATTCA GAACTCGGTGCACAGTCTTTTTTACAAGCGGTCCTCCCAGGAACTGAGTCGGAGTGTGTTCCATTTGGAGGCGCCTCCTCCTTGGACCCCCTACCAGACAGCCCAGGACAGGCTTG ACCCTAGGACTCCCGTTGACCCCCCGACTCCTACCACCCCGCTGCTGTTGGCGGACCCTGCGGGTGAGCGTTCCCCAGGGGAGGGCAGGTCGTTCACATGCCCGTCCCCGAGGACCAGGAGGAAGACGAGGGGCAGCTCTGCCACCATGCCCGCTGCGCTACGGGAAGCTGCTTCAGACAAGACTACCCGCCTTCAGCAGGAGAAACACATGCTGGCTGAGGAGGTCAAGGCCCAGAAG GAGCTGGTGTGGCTTCTCCACAAGGCCCTTGAGGCGGCTCAGCTGGAGAAGCGGACCTGCACGGAGTTCCTGGCTGCCAAGTGTGAGCAGGAGCGTCTGGAGCTGTTGAGGCACCGCGAGCGCCAAGCCGCTGACCTGCAGGGTCGTCTGGAGGAACTGAAGGTCGAGGCGGAGGGTCTGAGGGCGAGCTTGGCCCAAAGGGACGCCCACGTGGCCGAGCTGAAGGAAAACGTCACCCTGATGATGGCGAAGAACAACTCCAAACAGGAG GTGATCCTGAAGCTGTCAGAGCAGGTGGCGGCCTGCATGACCGACCCAAGACGCACCATGTCCACCACTAATGGCCTGGAGGCCCTGACCTTCCACCAGCTGCAGGAGGACACTGAGAACCTCAAG GATGACATTGAGGCCTACAAGATCCAGAACAAGTTCCTGAACTCTGAGATCTACCAGCTGACCAAGCTATGGCGCAACAGTTCAGAGCAGGAGAAAAGCCTTATGGTAAAG TGTGCCTACCTGGAGGCCCGTAACTGTCAGATAGAGAGTCGTTACCTGGGTGTACTGAGGAAGCTGCAGGAGAGCAAGGCTCTAGAACCGGGCCAGCGGGAGGCTGTGAGGAACCTCATAGAGGACGCACTGAAAGGAGACCTGAACGACGTCCTCAAACTCAACCCTGTTAG GGAGCACGACGAGTACGGCTTCAAGATCATCCCGGACTATGAGGTGGAGGACATGAAGCTGCTGGCCAAGATCCAGGCCCTGGAGATCCGCTCCCACAACCTGCTGAGGCAGGAGGCCGGGGTCAAACCCTTGTTGGACCGCTGGGCTCAGTACCTGGGCGGCCGCCTGGCCGATGACCTCTGCCCCTCCCCGGAGCTCAAATTCCTGCTGCGGTGTGGCGTGCCACGGGAGTACCGCCCACGGGTGTGGCGCTGGGTGGTAAGGGCACGCACACGCTCGCTGAGGGAGCGCCACCCGGATCGCTATGAGCAG CTGTGCCAGAAGAGCCTTACGTCACCCCACCAAGCCTCCAGACAGATCCAGTTGGACCTACACCGCACGCTCACCACCAATCAGCGCTTTTCCTCGCCCTCCAGCCCCACTCTGCAGCAGCTCCAACGAATTCTGCTAGCTTTCTCCTGGCAAAATCCCACCATCGGTTACTGCCAGGGCCTCAACAG GCTGGCAGCCATAGCTCTCCTGGTGCTGGAGAGTGAGGAGGATGCCTTCTGGTGTCTAGTAGCTGTGGTGGAAACCATTATGCCTCAGGACTACTACACCAAAACACTCATAGCCTCGCAG GTGGACCAGCGTGTGCTGAAGGACTTCATGGCGGAGAAAATGCCCCGACTGACAGCCCACTTTGAGGAGCATAGTGTGGACGTGTCCCTCATCACCTTCAGCTGGTTCCTGGTGGTGTTCGTTGAGAGCCTGCCCAGCGACATCCTCCTGCGGGTGTGGGACGCCTTCCTCTACGAGGGCACCAAG GTGATATTTCGGTATGCCCTGGCTCTGTTCAAGTACAAAGAGGAGGACATCTTGAACATCCATGACAACGTGGAGATCTACCAATACCTGCGCTTCTTCACCAAGACCATCTCTGACGGCAG GAAACTGACCAACATAGCCTTCAGCGACATGAACCCGTTCCCCatgaagctgttgaagaaccGGCGTGTGCTGCATCTGGAGCGCCTGCAGggggagctcagagagctggaggcCCAGCAGAGGGAGTTTGTCACAGAGAGCGCAGAGCGTAAGGATAAGGACCTGGACACTATACTTGTCAGCGAGGACGATGAGGACCTGTAG